AATTCAGAAGAGGTTGAACGAATATATCGAATGGAAGGAAAAGAACTATTCAAATACTTCAAAAAATATTATGGAGATCCTGCTTCTACCGCTCACCAAATCTACAAAAAACACTATTCGGACGTATGTAAAGATCTGTTTCGTGACAGAACGATGCAAAAAGAAAGGATGAATTCGGGTTGGCGGTACCAATATTTGGCAAAAGATTGCGCTAATGAATCCCAAAGATTTAAAAGCGTCTCGGATATTGGAGCGGCAGAGGCTGATTTCAATGCAATTATTGAATTTAAGGATCACCAAAAAAGAGCACTGTCCTTGTATGTATCTATAAAAAATCGTGTCAATACAATGGGCGGACAAGACTGGCCGAAAGCAATTCATGCTTTAGAAGAAGTTGCAAAAAATGATAAAAACAGAACAGGTGCTTATTGCTGTGTGTTCGGCATTGCAATGGATAGAGGGATGAGAACCATCAAAATAGATCAAAAGAAAAAACAGCCTCATTCTTCCAACACAGAGATTTGGAAATCAGATTTTTTCTGGCCATTTTTTTCAAACTATTCTTATGAAGAAATCATGACTCATGTTTTGGAAATTTTGTTGAGTTTGAATATTCCAGAAAGCGAAATCTCTGTGGAAGTGCCACAGGCATTGATTGAATCTTTTGGTCAAGAATGTAAAAAAGCTCATCTCATAAATGACTTAGGTCATTTTCATGATCCCTATAAACTCGTTACATTTTTCTGTCAGTAAAATTATGAGTAATATTGAAATTTATTGTGGTGATTCTCGCAATATATTGAAACAATTCCCAGACGGATTTTTTAATCTAATCATCACAAGTCCGCCCTACGCTGACGCGAGAAAAAAACACTACCATAGTATAAAACCAGATGACTATTCTTCTTTTTTTACCACATTCCATGAGGAATTTTGGCGAGTTCTCGCATACAATGGTTCTTTTATATTAAATATTAAGGATAAAGTTGTGGAGGGAGTGCGACACCGATACGTTTGGAAAACTATTGAACATCTTGCCGAATTAGGATGGCAATGTGTAGATGATTATATTTGGGTCAAACCCAATGCTATGCCTGGTTATTGGCGCAATAGGTTTAGAGATGAATGGGAATACTGTTTCCATATGACGAAATCCCAAGATTTTGCTATGTATCAAGAGGCTGTCAAAAAACCTATCGGAGATTGGGCACAAGTACGATTGCAAAATCTGAATGGGAAAAGCGCAGAACGCCATGATAGTGAGAATCAAAGTGGGTTTGGGCGAGACCTAAGAGCTTGGAAAAATAAAGATACAGTGTTACCTGGTAATGTTGTTACTGTCCCGCTTGTTGGAAAAAACATGGGGCATCCTGCTGTTTTTCCAGTGGGATTACCTGAATTTTTTATAAAACTGTTTACCAAACAAGGAGATAAGATACTTGATCCGTTTGCAGGAAGTGGATCTACAGGATTAGCTGCAAAGGTATTAGATAGAAATGCGGTGTTAATTGAACTAGAGGACTCTTATGTTGAAGTAATAAAAAAAAGGCTTGAATACCCTGAATCCTATACAGGTACTTGGTATCAATACGAACTAAAGCCAACTTAGAGGAATTGTTCTTTGTTGAGCCATTCAAGCTTTCCAAAATAGAAAAAAAGAAATCATACCAACTCATTAGAAATTACAAGCTATGATTTTAGCGCAGCTTTCTTTCCGAAACTCCTCCACTGTCTGCCTTTGACTTCAAGATTTTGACTTGCGCGCGGCGTTCTGCAGTCCCTCAGCTTTTTTTTGTCCACAGGAAGGATGGGAGAGGGTGCCTGAGCTAAGACCCGCCATCAGGGGCACCGCAGGCGTCCCCTGGATGGCTTACTTAGCTCTTTAACTCATCAAAAATCCCCTGGTCTGGCTGTTTTTTTCATCTCAAAAAACGGTATAGTTTTCATCACAAAAAAATATATGACGAAATCTATTTAGGAGTTACGTAGTTGAAAAATAGATTCAAAATTTTCAGTCAGTTACATCAGATACCTATCTGATGACTTTCCATAGAAATCAAACGATTAAAAGTCAACTGCGTAACTCCTAGGAATAATGGTTTTTCGATTCGATGTCCAATTCCGTCCGTGCCACTATCCCGAGTTCCACTGTTATCAACCTGCGACGGTTGGTTGTGATTCGTGCCATCGCTTTCGCCGGACAGGGAATTGCAGTTTGGATGGCGGTAACCCAGCTCGCTCTGGCGCTACCCTTGCGGCCACTGCTGTTGATTCTTGCCAGTATGGCGTTACTTTCGCTGGCGACCTGGTGGCGTTCACACCTGCCATTCGTGGTTCGTGAAAGTGAGCTGCTGGGACAGCTCATCATCGACGTAGCTGCACTCACTGGTCTTTTCTACTTCACTGGCGGGGCGACAAATCCATTCGTAACGTTATTTCTCCTGCCACTCGCGTTCGCGGCGGCGGCCTTGCCAACGAGTCACGCCTGGACGTTGGCC
This is a stretch of genomic DNA from Gammaproteobacteria bacterium. It encodes these proteins:
- a CDS encoding conserved hypothetical protein (Evidence 4 : Unknown function but conserved in other organisms) — its product is MAQQRTIPQDYPRINDTNSKFYGCLDDSTLVPHRFKISIEKLKELVQSAISNANVKSSRAILSVPEDANSEEVERIYRMEGKELFKYFKKYYGDPASTAHQIYKKHYSDVCKDLFRDRTMQKERMNSGWRYQYLAKDCANESQRFKSVSDIGAAEADFNAIIEFKDHQKRALSLYVSIKNRVNTMGGQDWPKAIHALEEVAKNDKNRTGAYCCVFGIAMDRGMRTIKIDQKKKQPHSSNTEIWKSDFFWPFFSNYSYEEIMTHVLEILLSLNIPESEISVEVPQALIESFGQECKKAHLINDLGHFHDPYKLVTFFCQ
- a CDS encoding Methyltransferase — translated: MIPINSLHFSVSKIMSNIEIYCGDSRNILKQFPDGFFNLIITSPPYADARKKHYHSIKPDDYSSFFTTFHEEFWRVLAYNGSFILNIKDKVVEGVRHRYVWKTIEHLAELGWQCVDDYIWVKPNAMPGYWRNRFRDEWEYCFHMTKSQDFAMYQEAVKKPIGDWAQVRLQNLNGKSAERHDSENQSGFGRDLRAWKNKDTVLPGNVVTVPLVGKNMGHPAVFPVGLPEFFIKLFTKQGDKILDPFAGSGSTGLAAKVLDRNAVLIELEDSYVEVIKKRLEYPESYTGTWYQYELKPT